In Rhodothermus marinus DSM 4252, a single genomic region encodes these proteins:
- a CDS encoding trans-sulfuration enzyme family protein, with translation MYHDRIHLETLLAKAGCEPDPATGAVVSPPCLSTTFTRAPDGSYPHGYIYSRHDNPTRHQLEDTLARLEGGQACAAFASGMAAATALLQALEPGSHVLIPDDVYYGVRNLLENVFTSQGLHYSTADFTDLEAVQAALRPNTRLIWAETPSNPLLKITDLAGLAHLAREAEARLVVDSTWAPPPIQRPLDLGADLVLHSLTKYLSGHSDVMGGALIAREADDFFARIRMIQQTAGAVLDPFSAWLTLRGLRTLAVRLQRQCENARRLAAFLRDHPRVKRVYYPGLPEHPGHEIARRQMRDFGAMLSFEVDGDAAQALAVAARTRVFLRATSLGGTESLIEHRASIETPPTRTPPNLLRLSIGLEHVDDLLADLSQALED, from the coding sequence ATGTACCACGACCGAATTCACCTTGAAACCCTGCTGGCCAAGGCCGGGTGCGAGCCGGACCCCGCCACCGGAGCCGTCGTCTCGCCGCCCTGCCTGAGCACGACTTTCACACGTGCACCTGATGGGAGCTACCCGCACGGGTACATCTACAGCCGCCACGACAACCCCACCCGCCATCAACTGGAAGACACGCTGGCCCGCCTTGAAGGCGGACAGGCCTGCGCGGCCTTCGCCTCGGGCATGGCAGCCGCCACGGCCTTGCTTCAGGCTCTGGAACCCGGAAGTCACGTTTTGATCCCGGACGACGTTTACTATGGCGTTCGAAATTTACTTGAAAATGTTTTTACAAGCCAGGGCCTTCATTACAGCACGGCCGATTTTACCGATCTCGAAGCCGTCCAGGCTGCGCTGCGCCCGAACACGCGCCTGATCTGGGCGGAAACGCCTTCCAATCCACTGCTGAAGATTACCGATCTGGCCGGGCTGGCCCACCTGGCCCGCGAAGCCGAAGCTCGACTGGTGGTCGACAGCACCTGGGCGCCGCCGCCTATTCAGCGCCCGCTGGATCTGGGGGCCGACCTGGTGCTGCATTCGCTGACGAAGTACCTCTCGGGCCACTCCGACGTGATGGGTGGTGCGCTGATCGCCCGCGAAGCGGACGACTTTTTCGCCCGCATTCGGATGATTCAGCAGACGGCCGGCGCCGTGCTCGACCCATTCAGCGCCTGGCTGACGCTGCGTGGCCTGCGCACGCTGGCCGTCCGCCTTCAGCGTCAGTGCGAGAACGCCCGCCGTCTGGCCGCTTTCCTGCGTGACCATCCACGGGTAAAGCGCGTGTACTACCCGGGATTGCCAGAACATCCCGGCCACGAAATTGCCCGGCGTCAGATGCGCGACTTCGGCGCCATGCTTTCGTTTGAAGTGGACGGCGACGCCGCGCAGGCGTTGGCCGTGGCTGCCCGTACGCGCGTCTTCCTGCGGGCCACCAGCCTGGGCGGCACCGAAAGCCTGATTGAGCACCGGGCCTCTATCGAGACACCACCTACCCGAACTCCCCCGAACCTGCTGCGCCTATCGATCGGGCTGGAACATGTTGATGATTTATTGGCAGATCTTTCGCAGGCGCTGGAAGATTGA
- a CDS encoding PAS domain-containing sensor histidine kinase translates to MQRLLPDYIAHRSTHNRQIYSVLLGGVLLSVGVAVLSWLQGWESVGLLVALLVATAAWGTGLWLMGRQRAEVLATYQAFFEHALEGIFQADRKGKLLAVNPALARMLGYEQPEQLQGLHLATDVLAEATEFEHLLLQLEAHGAVRNHYLQLRRRNGEVFWARMNIWKREELFEGTVEDVSSLQEAEAALRASEARYQALLEHLPVGVYRSTPDGTIRTANPAAARMLGYESVEALLRANARSLYVDPAQREAFLKQLREKGEATAELALRRPDGTIIWVQNYARCIVEQDGQVYFDGVLIDITERKQARQALQETEERYRQLLEQLPEPVVVHDGETILYANAAAAAFAGLSSSEELIGKSIYQFLRTEKADAIRRYLEMAVQQGRQLPPMEQQMVRADGAVRDVEIVSALVQYQGRPAFQVVLRDITERKQYERHLLEAKERAEEIARLKSTLLSNISHEIRTPLAGVIGFAEVLEEELDEPHRELAALIRDSGRRLLETLNTLLDLARIEAGAFVLTPEPFDAADEVRQSVRIFQRMIDDKGLRLELDLPDAPLPVYLDRNGFHRIVVNLVSNAVKFTDEGMIRVGLAAEGDWLRLQVQDTGVGIDPAFMPHLFEEFRQENNGLARTHPGSGLGLAITHRLVEMMGGRIEVQSEKGKGTTFTVWLPLRLTNGTKTETTSTTANSTKSNA, encoded by the coding sequence ATGCAAAGGCTGCTCCCTGACTACATAGCGCATCGCTCGACGCACAACAGGCAGATCTACAGCGTGCTGCTGGGCGGCGTGTTGTTGAGTGTAGGAGTGGCCGTGTTGTCGTGGTTGCAGGGATGGGAAAGCGTCGGCCTGTTGGTGGCGCTGCTGGTGGCGACGGCGGCCTGGGGTACGGGGCTGTGGCTTATGGGCCGACAGCGCGCCGAGGTGCTGGCAACCTATCAGGCCTTTTTTGAGCATGCGCTGGAAGGCATTTTTCAGGCTGACCGAAAGGGCAAGCTGCTGGCGGTCAATCCGGCGCTGGCCCGGATGCTGGGCTACGAACAGCCGGAGCAACTCCAGGGGCTGCATCTCGCTACCGATGTGCTGGCCGAGGCAACCGAGTTTGAGCATCTGCTGCTGCAGCTCGAAGCGCACGGTGCCGTGCGTAACCATTACCTTCAGCTCCGGCGTCGTAACGGAGAAGTCTTCTGGGCGCGCATGAATATCTGGAAGCGAGAGGAACTGTTTGAGGGGACTGTTGAGGATGTTTCGAGTCTGCAGGAAGCCGAGGCTGCGCTTCGGGCCAGCGAAGCGCGTTATCAGGCCTTGCTGGAGCACCTGCCGGTGGGAGTCTATCGGAGCACACCGGACGGCACGATCCGGACCGCTAACCCGGCCGCCGCACGCATGCTGGGTTACGAATCGGTCGAGGCGTTGCTCCGGGCCAATGCGCGTTCATTGTATGTCGATCCGGCGCAGCGCGAAGCTTTTCTGAAACAACTGCGTGAGAAAGGGGAGGCGACAGCCGAGCTGGCCCTGCGACGGCCCGACGGCACCATCATCTGGGTGCAAAATTACGCCCGCTGCATCGTCGAACAGGACGGGCAGGTGTACTTCGACGGGGTGCTGATTGACATTACCGAGCGAAAGCAGGCCAGACAGGCCCTTCAGGAAACAGAAGAGCGCTATCGTCAGCTGCTGGAGCAGTTGCCCGAGCCGGTGGTCGTGCACGATGGTGAGACCATTCTTTACGCCAACGCGGCGGCCGCCGCTTTTGCCGGACTGAGCAGCTCCGAGGAACTGATCGGGAAATCGATCTACCAGTTTCTGCGAACGGAAAAGGCCGACGCCATTCGGCGCTATCTGGAAATGGCCGTGCAGCAGGGCCGTCAACTTCCGCCCATGGAGCAGCAGATGGTGCGGGCCGACGGGGCCGTGCGGGATGTCGAAATCGTCAGCGCACTGGTGCAGTATCAGGGACGCCCGGCCTTTCAGGTGGTCCTGCGTGACATCACCGAGCGCAAGCAGTACGAGCGGCACCTGCTGGAGGCCAAGGAGCGGGCCGAGGAGATCGCCCGGCTCAAGTCAACGTTGCTGAGCAACATCAGCCATGAGATTCGCACGCCGCTGGCCGGTGTCATCGGGTTTGCCGAGGTGCTCGAAGAGGAACTGGATGAGCCGCATCGCGAACTGGCCGCGCTGATCCGCGACAGTGGCCGTCGGCTGCTGGAGACGCTCAACACGCTGCTGGATCTGGCCCGGATCGAAGCCGGTGCCTTTGTGCTCACGCCGGAGCCGTTCGATGCGGCCGACGAAGTGCGCCAGAGCGTCCGCATCTTCCAGCGCATGATCGACGACAAGGGGCTCCGGCTGGAGCTGGACCTGCCGGACGCCCCGCTGCCGGTCTATCTGGACCGTAACGGCTTCCACCGGATCGTGGTCAACCTGGTCTCGAATGCCGTCAAATTCACCGACGAAGGCATGATCCGCGTCGGGCTGGCGGCCGAAGGGGACTGGCTCCGGCTTCAGGTACAGGACACGGGCGTGGGGATCGATCCGGCGTTTATGCCGCATCTCTTCGAGGAATTCCGGCAGGAAAACAATGGCCTGGCGCGCACCCATCCGGGCAGCGGGCTGGGACTGGCCATCACGCACCGGCTCGTCGAAATGATGGGCGGCCGCATCGAAGTGCAAAGCGAAAAGGGTAAAGGCACCACGTTCACCGTGTGGCTGCCGCTGCGCCTGACGAACGGAACGAAGACCGAGACCACTTCCACCACGGCAAATTCAACAAAGTCGAACGCCTGA